In a genomic window of beta proteobacterium MWH-UniP1:
- a CDS encoding adenylyltransferase/cytidyltransferase family protein, with protein MFPAPSFESKITPPDSLGSRLSGLARPIVFTNGVFDLLHRGHVTYLAQARAHGASLIVALNDDASTRRLGKGEDRPINLLEDRLAVVAALESVSLVTWFSDDTPLALIQAVSPQVLVKGGDWPVEKIVGADWVQARGGQVLSIPFEHERSTTRMLEKIRG; from the coding sequence TTGTTTCCCGCACCGTCGTTCGAATCCAAAATCACGCCGCCCGATTCACTTGGGTCAAGGCTGTCTGGCTTGGCACGGCCAATTGTGTTTACCAATGGTGTCTTTGATCTGCTGCACCGTGGCCATGTGACCTATCTTGCTCAGGCACGGGCCCATGGGGCGAGCCTGATTGTGGCGCTTAACGATGATGCTTCTACCCGCCGGCTTGGCAAAGGGGAAGATCGGCCCATCAATCTGCTCGAAGATCGTTTGGCTGTGGTGGCAGCACTTGAGAGTGTTTCTCTGGTCACTTGGTTTTCCGATGACACGCCATTGGCCCTGATTCAGGCCGTTAGCCCACAGGTGCTGGTCAAAGGCGGGGACTGGCCGGTGGAAAAAATCGTGGGGGCCGATTGGGTCCAGGCACGTGGCGGCCAAGTACTGTCAATTCCTTTTGAGCACGAACGCTCAACCACCCGAATGCTGGAAAAAATTCGGGGCTAG
- a CDS encoding type III pantothenate kinase — MSPRTLLLVDAGNSALKFQCHRLAEPVTSMPSRSISKALQQVMSAPVVRLDNDLVTTNGLRDAWQQAALALGAQAEMASGQWQLSWSAVGPEDVMNSVSAAFRAISHAAAPSAHRPVQELPLPALGKLVLNRYTNPAQLGADRWVSAVGLVASSPILPGQTHMIVSAGTATTIDLVRASKTQQGAYEFLGGWIFPGVGLMNASLRRGTRDLQLTIDSPCVSASDIPKDTRVAIAQGIGLAQTALVAPLISRFDVCQIWIHGGASGYWQEALALADRDAQVASKVRTQPNLIFAGLLALALADGQTV, encoded by the coding sequence ATGAGCCCGCGAACTCTTCTTTTGGTCGACGCTGGCAATTCCGCCTTGAAATTTCAATGCCATCGCCTAGCCGAGCCTGTCACCTCGATGCCGTCACGATCGATCAGCAAGGCCCTGCAGCAGGTGATGAGCGCCCCAGTTGTGCGTTTAGACAATGATTTAGTGACGACCAATGGTCTGCGCGACGCATGGCAACAAGCTGCCCTCGCGCTTGGCGCGCAAGCAGAGATGGCATCAGGCCAGTGGCAACTGTCGTGGAGTGCTGTCGGCCCTGAAGACGTGATGAATTCTGTGAGCGCTGCCTTTCGTGCGATCAGTCATGCAGCAGCACCATCGGCCCACAGGCCAGTGCAAGAACTTCCGCTGCCTGCGCTGGGCAAGCTCGTGTTGAATCGCTATACCAACCCGGCACAGCTGGGTGCGGATCGTTGGGTTTCTGCAGTGGGCCTAGTGGCATCGAGTCCGATTCTTCCCGGGCAGACCCACATGATTGTTAGTGCGGGTACGGCCACAACCATTGATCTCGTGCGGGCATCGAAGACACAACAGGGCGCCTATGAATTTTTAGGCGGATGGATTTTCCCAGGCGTTGGACTGATGAACGCTTCATTGCGCAGGGGCACCCGAGATTTACAACTCACCATTGATTCCCCTTGCGTGTCTGCTTCGGATATTCCAAAGGACACGCGGGTTGCCATTGCGCAGGGCATTGGGCTGGCACAAACCGCTTTGGTGGCGCCTTTAATCAGTCGCTTTGATGTTTGTCAGATTTGGATTCATGGCGGCGCTTCCGGCTATTGGCAAGAGGCTTTGGCGCTTGCTGATCGTGATGCTCAGGTGGCCAGCAAGGTTCGAACCCAACCCAATCTGATATTTGCAGGCTTACTGGCTTTAGCCCTGGCCGATGGGCAGACCGTTTAA
- a CDS encoding VanZ family protein: MPLSRSTSMLVAGLLYACGIVVISLTPLQDWVFIPEPPWGFLFLPWPRYWTGFDVLVNVLAYIPLGLLLGRGLSLKLRSAQQRALKAVLFSLLLGVLLSLVMEGLQTYLPSRRPQLLDVLANGSGTLIGGFFAGAYGRNRISFHFNETRPIEIGGAMLLAVWLLAQAAPQQIWLALGDIGLQVDWSRQIPSEVDSFAAQRTLAEALCVASAMLSCALICHLTLLESSRWFPSYQPRHWAITLITVVVLTLGIRAWWIWALSTPGALEAWFNAGAQAGLVLAILSGYGLAGARPTQQRIVAIAGLAVTLMLANSLPENGYAAETFAAWSRGRWFNLQALANLAAALWPFAAMTWLVFVLTRKSARSLDRRLGKPGMPGLSR, encoded by the coding sequence ATGCCCCTAAGCCGCTCCACCTCCATGCTGGTGGCAGGCCTGCTCTATGCCTGCGGCATTGTGGTGATTTCGCTCACACCATTACAGGACTGGGTCTTTATTCCAGAGCCACCCTGGGGCTTTTTGTTTTTGCCGTGGCCCCGCTATTGGACTGGCTTTGATGTGTTGGTCAATGTGTTGGCCTATATTCCTTTGGGGCTATTACTTGGGCGCGGGCTCAGCCTGAAACTTCGCTCGGCGCAACAGCGTGCGCTTAAGGCTGTGCTCTTTTCTCTGTTATTGGGGGTGTTGCTTTCTTTGGTAATGGAAGGGCTACAGACCTATCTGCCGAGTCGGCGTCCGCAGTTGTTGGATGTCTTGGCCAATGGTTCGGGCACCTTGATCGGTGGTTTTTTTGCAGGGGCGTATGGCCGCAACAGGATTAGTTTTCATTTCAACGAAACTCGGCCAATTGAAATCGGTGGCGCAATGCTTTTGGCGGTTTGGCTTTTGGCTCAAGCCGCACCCCAGCAAATCTGGCTCGCCTTGGGGGATATTGGCCTGCAAGTCGATTGGAGTCGTCAGATTCCGAGTGAGGTGGACTCTTTTGCAGCACAGCGCACACTTGCCGAGGCCCTGTGTGTTGCCTCTGCCATGCTGAGCTGTGCACTCATTTGTCACCTGACGCTGCTCGAATCATCCCGTTGGTTCCCAAGTTATCAGCCACGCCATTGGGCCATAACACTGATTACTGTGGTGGTCCTCACGCTTGGCATACGGGCCTGGTGGATCTGGGCCCTGTCGACACCAGGGGCACTTGAAGCTTGGTTTAATGCAGGCGCGCAGGCGGGGCTGGTGTTGGCTATTTTGAGTGGCTATGGCCTGGCTGGTGCCAGGCCCACTCAACAACGCATCGTTGCAATTGCTGGGCTTGCCGTCACCCTCATGCTGGCCAATAGCCTGCCCGAAAACGGCTATGCCGCAGAGACCTTTGCCGCATGGTCCAGGGGGCGGTGGTTCAACCTGCAGGCGCTGGCGAATCTGGCAGCCGCTTTGTGGCCTTTCGCGGCGATGACATGGCTGGTATTTGTGCTCACCAGAAAATCTGCCAGAAGCCTTGATCGCCGCCTGGGCAAACCCGGGATGCCAGGCCTATCACGATAA
- a CDS encoding NAD(P)H-dependent oxidoreductase subunit E: MSYFEKHVFFCVNEREPGAECCSACGANEMQAYAKERIKTLKKNGPGKIRINRAGCLDRCSEGPVMVVYPDAVWYRYVDQADIDEIIDEHLLNNRPVERLKI; encoded by the coding sequence ATGAGTTACTTTGAAAAACATGTCTTCTTTTGTGTCAACGAACGGGAACCGGGCGCTGAGTGCTGCAGCGCCTGCGGTGCCAACGAGATGCAGGCCTATGCAAAAGAGCGCATTAAAACCTTGAAAAAAAACGGTCCTGGCAAGATTCGAATCAATCGTGCGGGCTGCCTTGACCGCTGCTCAGAAGGCCCTGTCATGGTGGTCTACCCAGACGCCGTCTGGTATCGCTATGTGGACCAGGCAGACATTGATGAAATCATTGACGAGCATTTACTAAATAACCGGCCTGTCGAACGGTTAAAAATTTGA
- a CDS encoding CocE/NonD family hydrolase, whose product MNSATQRFLIPGPAGALEAALDLPAKDVAIQGLSVVAHPHPLFGGTLDNKVAQTIARAFVNQGMICLRPNFRGVGKSESIHDHGQGEVEDLWAAWDWLLSHYPDVGGKRWMGGFSFGAVMTTHIAHEWPQHPITQDQPELSRVILVGLGIADERRAPAPLTAAARLIHGEEDEVVSLKKVLDWVAPQQHPVLVMPAASHFFHAKLPFLRDCITRCLLA is encoded by the coding sequence TTGAACTCTGCAACCCAACGTTTTTTAATTCCCGGGCCAGCGGGCGCTCTTGAGGCCGCTCTGGATTTGCCCGCCAAAGATGTGGCTATTCAGGGGCTATCGGTTGTTGCACACCCGCACCCATTGTTTGGCGGCACACTCGATAACAAGGTGGCTCAGACCATTGCCCGAGCATTCGTCAATCAAGGCATGATTTGTTTGCGGCCAAACTTTCGCGGTGTTGGCAAGAGTGAATCCATTCATGATCACGGCCAAGGCGAAGTGGAAGATCTCTGGGCCGCATGGGATTGGCTGCTCTCGCACTATCCCGATGTTGGTGGCAAACGCTGGATGGGCGGGTTTTCTTTTGGCGCGGTCATGACCACCCACATTGCCCACGAATGGCCCCAGCACCCGATCACACAAGATCAACCTGAACTCAGTCGTGTCATCTTGGTGGGCCTTGGCATTGCCGATGAGCGTCGCGCACCCGCACCGCTCACGGCCGCAGCCCGCCTGATTCATGGAGAAGAAGACGAGGTGGTTAGTCTTAAAAAAGTTCTGGATTGGGTCGCGCCACAACAGCACCCTGTGTTGGTCATGCCGGCAGCCAGTCATTTTTTCCATGCAAAGCTGCCTTTTTTGCGGGACTGCATTACACGATGCCTGCTGGCCTAA